In one Verrucomicrobiia bacterium genomic region, the following are encoded:
- a CDS encoding CbiX/SirB N-terminal domain-containing protein — protein MKAVLLVSHGSRSAASKRENLHLAEVLKARGGFPVVQCAFLEAESPSVPEGIEACVKQGASEIVILLNFLNSGNHVLKDIPALVEAAAKNHPGIKFCLTPPVGIHPGIADLFLDLIAAAEKKAS, from the coding sequence GTGAAGGCCGTCCTGCTGGTTTCTCACGGCAGCCGCTCCGCCGCCTCCAAGCGTGAAAACCTCCATCTGGCCGAGGTTCTTAAGGCGCGGGGAGGATTTCCTGTGGTACAATGTGCCTTTCTCGAGGCCGAATCCCCGTCGGTTCCTGAAGGCATTGAGGCCTGCGTGAAGCAGGGGGCCTCCGAGATCGTTATCCTGCTTAATTTTTTGAATTCCGGAAACCACGTCTTGAAAGACATCCCGGCCCTTGTCGAAGCGGCCGCGAAAAACCATCCGGGCATCAAGTTCTGTCTGACCCCGCCGGTGGGCATCCACCCGGGCATCGCGGACCTTTTTCTCGACTTGATCGCCGCGGCAGAAAAGAAGGCATCCTGA